A genomic window from bacterium includes:
- a CDS encoding tetratricopeptide repeat protein, whose protein sequence is MKPIRLIPVFGALSLLVLLAAPARPFPSHEETPQEKAEARRKDAVSAFNKGVAKQEKALAYFEKGDTAKATKELEKAIKEYEKAIVLNDSFPEALSNLGYCQRNLGNYTKALESYDRALKLKPDFAEAIEYRAVAYLWLGRTDEAKSEYDRLLKIDSTEAAELKAAIDAAAAGKLKKGKW, encoded by the coding sequence ATGAAGCCCATCCGTCTGATCCCCGTCTTCGGCGCCCTTTCTCTGCTTGTCTTGTTGGCCGCGCCTGCCCGTCCATTCCCATCGCACGAAGAAACGCCCCAGGAGAAGGCAGAAGCGCGTCGGAAGGACGCGGTCTCCGCTTTCAACAAGGGCGTTGCAAAGCAGGAAAAAGCCCTGGCCTATTTCGAGAAGGGCGACACCGCCAAGGCGACGAAAGAGCTGGAGAAGGCGATCAAGGAGTACGAAAAGGCGATCGTCCTCAACGACAGCTTTCCGGAGGCGCTCTCCAATCTCGGCTACTGCCAGCGCAATCTCGGCAATTACACCAAGGCGCTGGAGTCCTATGATCGCGCCCTGAAGCTCAAACCCGACTTCGCCGAAGCCATCGAATACCGCGCGGTGGCCTATCTCTGGCTCGGACGCACCGACGAAGCGAAGTCCGAATACGACCGCCTGCTGAAAATCGACTCCACCGAAGCCGCCGAACTGAAGGCCGCCATCGACGCGGCCGCCGCGGGAAAGTTGAAAAAGGGCAAGTGGTAG
- a CDS encoding 3-oxoacyl-[acyl-carrier-protein] synthase III C-terminal domain-containing protein has translation MPQIAAVATALPPYVVTQPAARAFATAHFRAHRRDVERLLPVFDHTGIATRHTCVPPEWFAASHDAREKNELYIDWSTRLGAEVVRSLAAGSSLSLTEITHIIFVSTTGLATPSIDSRLLNVLGLSERVVRTPIWGLGCAGGAAGLALAQRLALGDPHAVIALVCVELCSLTFHHADFSKSNFIATALFADGAAGVMVTGNGRPAAGPRILAVGTTTWPGSLEVMGWNFDAVGMQVVFSQAIPRIVREKVRDNTGEFLRRHGHDFAGIGHWMVHPGGTKVMAAYEDALALGPDTLRHARAVLRDCGNMSSPTVLFVLERLLRSGETRPGQYGLLTALGPGFSAENLLLQF, from the coding sequence ATGCCGCAAATTGCCGCCGTCGCCACCGCCCTCCCGCCTTATGTCGTCACGCAACCGGCGGCGCGGGCGTTCGCAACGGCGCATTTCCGCGCCCACCGTCGCGATGTCGAGCGTTTGCTGCCGGTTTTCGATCACACCGGAATTGCCACCCGCCACACCTGTGTGCCGCCGGAATGGTTTGCCGCGTCCCACGATGCCCGTGAAAAGAATGAACTCTACATCGACTGGTCGACGCGACTGGGCGCCGAGGTGGTGCGCTCCCTGGCGGCGGGATCGTCGCTGTCCCTGACCGAGATCACCCACATCATCTTCGTCTCGACGACCGGGTTGGCAACGCCGTCGATCGACTCGCGCCTGCTCAATGTCCTCGGTCTGTCGGAGCGTGTCGTGCGCACGCCAATCTGGGGGCTGGGTTGCGCCGGCGGCGCGGCCGGACTGGCGCTGGCGCAGCGTCTGGCCTTGGGCGATCCACACGCGGTGATTGCGCTGGTCTGTGTCGAGCTCTGCTCGCTGACGTTTCATCACGCCGACTTTTCCAAGTCGAACTTCATCGCCACCGCCCTGTTTGCCGATGGCGCGGCGGGGGTGATGGTGACCGGCAACGGTCGTCCCGCCGCCGGTCCTCGCATACTGGCCGTCGGCACCACCACCTGGCCGGGGTCGCTGGAGGTGATGGGGTGGAATTTTGATGCGGTCGGGATGCAGGTGGTCTTTTCGCAGGCGATTCCGCGCATCGTGCGCGAGAAGGTCCGGGATAACACAGGGGAGTTTCTCCGTCGGCACGGTCATGATTTCGCCGGGATCGGGCACTGGATGGTGCATCCCGGCGGGACCAAGGTGATGGCGGCCTACGAGGACGCCTTGGCGCTGGGGCCCGACACCCTCAGGCATGCCCGCGCGGTGCTGCGCGACTGCGGCAACATGTCCTCGCCGACGGTGCTCTTTGTGCTGGAGCGTCTGCTGCGATCGGGGGAGACTCGTCCCGGCCAATACGGGCTTTTAACCGCGCTGGGTCCGGGGTTTTCCGCCGAGAACCTCCTGCTGCAATTCTGA
- a CDS encoding protein kinase, whose amino-acid sequence MLSSRGMIGERIGNYEVRRLLGRGGMGEVYLARDTRLDRNVAIKLLSGPLCDDPTARERLLREARAASKLSHPNIVTIYAIDTFGTHDGIVMEYIDGVSLDQYRGAPGRTLAELVNVVWQIAEGLAGAHAAGIIHRDLKPGNILVDRQGRARILDFGLALTNQSARLTRDGAMVGSPAYMSPEQIRGQAVDHRSDIFAFGILFYESLAGWHPFWAEQETAILYAIVHDDPPPLSSRVTGLSAAWDRFAATCLAKEPGARFATSTAMAAALRELVSASGLSGSVGAGGPNLILPGSPTPGSSGAPSVAVLPFADLSPERDQEYFCDGLAEELINALSGISGLRVVARTSAFSFKGQSLDIPTIGRRLGVTSVLEGSVRKHGGRLRISAQLVNVNDGYQLWSERFDRDAGDIFAIQDEIAQTVAGRLRVRLGSLPSPPTRDVEAYNLYLQGRFFWNKRTTEAMHRALESFQTALARDPAFALAYTGVADSYLILEDHGFIGYRDAIAKAREAVERALAIDETLAEAHSSLAGIHSELREFDAADREFRRAIQLKPGYATAHHWYATQMLLEVGRVDDAGREMHIAHELDPLSLIINTDLARHYYYTRDFAKAQTIVANALTLDPHFIKARRLMFLTLWQLQRYAEAVAEIPRWLPAYAGLDEDRTPWGEVLAAGGPTGVLRRLLDIMLATDRGYPLHYAKATLFAQLGDPEAAVAALAENVNVRSPNFAGLRMDAFLDPIRGHPRFAELLQSLGI is encoded by the coding sequence GTGCTATCTTCCCGCGGCATGATTGGCGAGCGGATCGGAAATTACGAGGTCAGGCGTCTCCTCGGACGCGGGGGCATGGGCGAAGTGTACCTGGCCCGCGACACCCGTCTGGACCGCAATGTCGCCATCAAGCTGCTCTCCGGTCCGCTGTGCGACGATCCGACCGCGCGCGAGCGCCTGCTGCGCGAGGCGCGCGCGGCCTCGAAGTTGAGCCATCCGAACATCGTGACCATCTATGCCATCGACACCTTCGGGACCCATGATGGGATCGTGATGGAGTACATCGACGGTGTCTCGCTGGACCAATACCGGGGCGCTCCGGGACGCACATTGGCGGAGCTGGTCAATGTGGTCTGGCAGATTGCCGAAGGTCTGGCCGGCGCCCACGCCGCCGGGATCATTCACCGTGACCTCAAGCCGGGCAACATCCTGGTCGACCGCCAGGGGCGCGCGCGCATCCTCGACTTCGGGCTGGCGCTCACCAACCAGAGCGCCCGTCTGACGCGCGATGGCGCCATGGTCGGCAGCCCCGCCTACATGTCCCCCGAGCAGATTCGCGGGCAGGCGGTCGATCATCGTTCCGACATCTTTGCCTTCGGCATTCTCTTCTACGAATCCCTGGCCGGCTGGCATCCCTTCTGGGCCGAGCAGGAGACGGCGATCCTGTATGCCATCGTGCATGACGATCCGCCGCCGCTCTCGTCGCGGGTGACCGGCCTCTCCGCCGCCTGGGACCGATTCGCCGCGACCTGTCTGGCCAAGGAGCCCGGAGCGCGGTTTGCCACCAGCACCGCCATGGCGGCGGCGCTGCGCGAGTTGGTTTCCGCATCCGGGCTGAGCGGATCGGTCGGCGCCGGCGGTCCCAATCTGATCCTGCCGGGGAGTCCGACGCCGGGTTCGTCGGGGGCCCCGTCGGTGGCGGTCCTGCCGTTTGCCGATCTCAGCCCCGAGCGCGATCAGGAGTACTTTTGCGACGGGCTGGCCGAAGAATTGATCAACGCGCTCTCCGGGATCAGCGGTCTGCGGGTGGTGGCGCGCACATCGGCGTTTTCGTTCAAGGGCCAATCGCTCGATATCCCCACCATCGGTCGTCGGCTCGGCGTGACATCGGTGCTGGAAGGCAGCGTGCGCAAGCATGGCGGCCGTTTGCGTATCTCGGCCCAGTTGGTGAATGTCAACGACGGCTACCAACTCTGGTCGGAACGGTTTGACCGCGACGCCGGCGACATCTTCGCCATCCAGGACGAGATCGCCCAGACGGTGGCCGGACGACTGCGGGTGCGTCTGGGATCGCTGCCGTCGCCGCCGACGCGCGACGTCGAGGCCTACAACCTCTACCTGCAGGGTCGGTTTTTCTGGAACAAGCGCACCACCGAGGCCATGCATCGGGCGCTGGAGTCATTCCAGACGGCCCTCGCCCGCGATCCGGCGTTCGCGCTGGCTTACACCGGCGTGGCCGACAGTTATCTCATCCTCGAGGACCACGGTTTCATCGGCTACCGCGATGCGATCGCCAAGGCGCGCGAGGCGGTCGAGCGGGCGCTCGCAATCGATGAGACGCTGGCCGAAGCCCACTCGTCGCTGGCCGGGATCCATTCCGAACTGCGCGAATTCGACGCGGCCGACCGGGAATTCCGCCGCGCCATCCAGTTGAAGCCGGGGTACGCCACCGCGCACCACTGGTACGCCACCCAGATGCTGCTGGAGGTCGGGCGGGTCGACGACGCCGGGCGGGAAATGCACATCGCCCACGAACTGGACCCGCTGTCGCTCATCATCAATACCGACCTGGCGCGGCATTATTACTACACGCGCGACTTCGCCAAAGCGCAGACCATTGTCGCCAACGCGCTCACCCTCGACCCGCATTTCATCAAGGCGCGGCGATTGATGTTCCTCACGCTCTGGCAGTTGCAACGGTACGCCGAAGCGGTCGCCGAGATTCCCCGTTGGCTTCCGGCCTATGCCGGCCTGGATGAAGACCGCACCCCGTGGGGGGAGGTCCTTGCCGCGGGCGGGCCCACCGGGGTCCTGCGGCGGCTTTTGGACATCATGCTGGCCACCGACCGGGGGTATCCTCTGCATTACGCCAAGGCGACGCTCTTTGCCCAGTTGGGGGACCCCGAAGCGGCCGTGGCGGCGCTGGCCGAAAACGTCAACGTGCGCTCGCCAAACTTTGCCGGGTTGCGGATGGACGCGTTCCTCGACCCGATCCGGGGCCATCCGCGCTTCGCAGAACTGTTGCAATCCCTGGGAATATAG
- a CDS encoding protein kinase: MIGQSIAHYQIIRKLGSGGMGEVFLAQDSRLERQVALKFLSENLTKDPEARARLLREAKAASKLNHPNIMTIHAVESINDRDFIVMEYVEGQDLAAYLKSRALSTEDKLTLGIQIAEGLGRAHAAGVIHRDVKPSNVLVDQDGRPRLLDFGLATFEGAARLTQTGSTVGTAAYMSPEQASGRDCDHRSDLFSFGVVLYEMLADRLPFQGAHNAALMYAIVNDEPQPLARYLTGVSEELQRIVSKCLAKHPAERYQSAADLIADLRRLVRTSSSGSPQAVARKKMLAVLPFENLGPADDEYFADGITEEIISRLAAVAEIGVISRTSVMQYKGTKKPIREIGGELGVDYVLEGTVRWGKAAQGPSRVRITPQLIRVNEDTHMWSDRYDRVLEDIFDVQSDIAEKVTEQLNVKLGDPERRAIEAKPTENLDAYHAYLRGYEYITNPDYTAENHRLAIQMFERAVSFDPAFAQAHACLSIAHSGLYFFGGDPTPERAEKARQTVATALSLKPDDALTAIANGFYLYRCRIDYEDALDEFKRAVRLRPNHALAIFLIAAIQRRLGRPAEALEGIKAAQKLDPASIQYITEAGITCFLLRRFDEAESYLNQSIRLAPDQYNAYTWYAMLRLFAYGDLPGARRRLESMGERGLEEAFIEWFEVLLAERALAPVLAHIERLPGHEYVDQTWYYPKPLLYAEAHALLGQPDEAKEFFRQAHVQLMRDPIAAADVRRRLALARVLVGLGECEVALAAAREAMAENPLAKDALLSSTFDEIYAILLAVAGEHDQALAILERLLSTPTWVSSGYLMRSPRWDALRQHPEFQRLLNLPPKVF, encoded by the coding sequence ATGATCGGACAATCAATCGCGCATTACCAAATCATCCGCAAGCTCGGGTCCGGCGGCATGGGCGAAGTTTTCCTTGCGCAGGACAGCCGTCTGGAGCGTCAGGTTGCGTTGAAGTTTCTTTCTGAAAATCTGACGAAAGACCCGGAGGCGCGCGCCCGTCTGCTGCGCGAGGCCAAGGCGGCCTCCAAGCTCAATCACCCGAACATCATGACAATCCACGCGGTCGAATCCATCAATGACCGCGATTTCATCGTCATGGAGTATGTTGAGGGGCAGGATCTCGCCGCTTATCTGAAATCGCGCGCGCTGTCGACCGAAGACAAGCTCACGCTGGGCATCCAGATCGCCGAAGGGCTGGGCCGGGCCCACGCCGCCGGCGTCATCCACCGCGACGTGAAGCCGTCGAACGTGCTGGTTGACCAGGACGGCCGTCCGCGGCTGCTCGACTTCGGATTGGCGACCTTCGAAGGCGCGGCGCGTCTGACCCAAACCGGCTCGACCGTCGGGACCGCCGCCTACATGTCCCCCGAGCAGGCCAGCGGCCGCGACTGCGACCATCGCTCCGACTTGTTCTCGTTCGGCGTGGTGCTCTACGAAATGCTTGCCGACCGCCTGCCTTTCCAGGGTGCGCACAACGCGGCCTTGATGTACGCGATCGTCAACGACGAGCCGCAGCCGCTGGCGCGGTATCTGACCGGCGTGTCCGAGGAACTGCAACGCATCGTCTCGAAGTGTCTGGCCAAACATCCGGCCGAGCGCTACCAGTCGGCGGCGGATCTGATTGCCGACCTGCGCCGGCTGGTGCGCACCAGCAGCTCCGGCAGTCCGCAGGCGGTCGCGCGCAAGAAGATGCTGGCGGTGCTGCCGTTTGAGAACCTCGGCCCGGCCGACGATGAGTACTTCGCCGACGGCATCACCGAGGAGATCATCAGCCGTCTGGCGGCGGTGGCCGAAATCGGCGTGATTTCGCGCACCAGCGTCATGCAGTACAAGGGGACCAAGAAGCCGATCCGCGAGATCGGCGGCGAGCTGGGCGTCGACTATGTGCTCGAAGGCACGGTGCGCTGGGGCAAGGCCGCGCAGGGGCCCAGCCGCGTGCGCATCACGCCGCAGTTGATCCGCGTCAACGAGGACACGCACATGTGGTCGGACCGCTACGACCGCGTCCTGGAGGACATCTTTGACGTGCAGTCGGACATCGCCGAAAAGGTGACCGAACAGCTGAACGTCAAGCTGGGCGATCCCGAGCGCCGCGCCATCGAGGCCAAGCCGACCGAGAATCTCGACGCGTATCACGCGTATCTGCGCGGTTACGAATACATCACCAATCCGGATTACACGGCGGAGAACCACCGGCTGGCGATCCAGATGTTTGAGCGCGCGGTCTCCTTCGATCCCGCGTTCGCGCAGGCGCATGCCTGTCTGTCGATCGCGCACTCGGGACTGTACTTTTTTGGGGGCGATCCGACCCCGGAGCGCGCGGAGAAGGCGCGGCAGACGGTCGCCACGGCGCTGTCGCTGAAGCCCGATGACGCACTGACCGCAATCGCCAACGGTTTCTATCTCTACCGTTGCCGGATCGACTACGAAGACGCCCTGGATGAATTCAAACGCGCCGTGCGTCTCAGGCCCAACCACGCGCTGGCCATCTTTCTCATTGCGGCGATTCAACGGCGGCTGGGACGCCCGGCCGAGGCGCTCGAAGGCATCAAGGCCGCCCAGAAGCTCGACCCCGCCAGCATCCAGTACATCACCGAAGCCGGGATTACCTGCTTCCTCCTGCGGCGTTTCGACGAAGCGGAATCGTATCTGAACCAGTCAATCCGGCTCGCCCCCGATCAGTACAACGCGTACACCTGGTACGCCATGCTTCGGTTGTTCGCCTACGGCGACTTGCCGGGAGCGCGCCGACGACTGGAGTCCATGGGGGAACGCGGACTTGAAGAGGCGTTTATCGAATGGTTCGAGGTGCTGCTGGCCGAACGTGCGCTCGCTCCGGTGCTGGCGCACATTGAACGACTGCCCGGCCATGAATACGTCGACCAGACCTGGTACTACCCCAAGCCGCTGCTGTACGCTGAGGCGCATGCTCTGCTGGGACAGCCCGACGAGGCGAAGGAATTCTTCCGTCAGGCGCACGTTCAGTTGATGAGGGATCCCATCGCGGCGGCGGATGTTCGCCGGCGCCTGGCTCTGGCGCGTGTGCTGGTCGGATTGGGCGAGTGCGAAGTCGCTCTGGCCGCCGCGCGGGAGGCGATGGCGGAAAACCCGCTTGCGAAAGACGCACTCCTGTCATCCACCTTCGACGAAATTTACGCGATCCTCCTGGCCGTGGCGGGAGAGCATGACCAGGCGCTGGCCATCCTCGAGCGGTTGCTGTCCACCCCCACATGGGTGTCGTCCGGATACCTCATGCGGTCGCCGCGCTGGGATGCGCTTCGGCAGCACCCGGAGTTCCAGCGCCTCCTCAACCTCCCCCCAAAGGTGTTTTAG